A window of the Brassica oleracea var. oleracea cultivar TO1000 chromosome C1, BOL, whole genome shotgun sequence genome harbors these coding sequences:
- the LOC106307850 gene encoding phosphatase IMPL1, chloroplastic-like isoform X1, whose amino-acid sequence MGRSLIFSGSMSMRISQSSLPLTTPFSCRAVVTRDFRHGLLCSTISSNSSTTRLRTKAVLSDQKQHYPRIGAKTTGPISPAHLLQVVEAAAKTGAEVVMEAVNKPRNITYKGLSDLVTDTDKASETAILEVVKKNFSDHLILGEEGGIIGDSSSDYLWCIDPLDGTTNFAHGYPSFAVSVGVLYRGNPAAASVVEFVGGPMCWNTRTFSATAEILYHNIFFQQRASSSDETSKSIDTNELFNDLKEKWDGLENKTTVVIYGGGAIVAVWLSSILVGAINSVPLLPKVMELVGLGYTGWFVYRYLLYRYPSRLSPTLRNFKPISSYCVSKCCC is encoded by the exons ATGGGAAGGTCACTAATTTTCTCGGGAAGCATGTCAATGAGAATCTCTCAATCATCTCTCCCTCTCACAACCCCATTTTCATGCCGAGCAGTAGTAACCAGAGATTTCCGACATGGATTGTTGTGTTCAACGATTTCGTCTAACAGCTCCACGACAAGACTCCGAACAAAAGCTGTTCTGTCTGATCAGAAGCAGCATTATCCCAGAATCGGCGCTAAAACCACCGGACCTATCTCCCCGGCACATCTCCTTCAAGTCGTCGAAGCCGCCGCTAAAACCGGAGCAGAG GTGGTAATGGAAGCTGTAAACAAGCCAAGGAATATCACTTATAAAGGCCTTAGTGACCTTGTAACTGA TACTGATAAAGCAAGCGAGACTGCTATTTTGGAGGTAGTGAAAAAGAATTTCAGTGATCATCTTATCCTTGGTGAGGAAGGTGGTATCATCGGCGATTCCTCTTCTGATTACCTCTGGTGCATCGATCCTCTTG ATGGAACAACCAATTTTGCTCATGGATATCCCAGTTTTGCTGTTTCCGTTGGTGTTCTCTATCGTGGAAATCCCGCTGCTGCTTCTGTG GTAGAGTTTGTTGGTGGTCCAATGTGCTGGAACACTCGAACCTTTTCTGCTACTGCAG AGATTCTCTATCATAATATTTTCTTTCAACAACGAGCTTCTTCATCAGACGAGACCTCAAAGTCCATTGACACCAACGAACTCTTTAATGACTTGAAGGAAAAG TGGGATGGTCTTGAGAACAAGACAACTGTGGTTATCTACGGAGGAGGAGCCATTGTTGCTGTTTGGTTATCTTCCATTCTTGTTGGTGCCATCAACTCTGTTCCTCTG CTTCCGAAAGTTATGGAGCTTGTTGGTCTCGGGTACACAGGATGGTTTGTCTACAGATACCTTCTCTACAGATACCCCTCCCGGTTATCCCCAACATTGAGAAACTTTAAACCGATATCTTCATATTGTGTGTCAAAGTGTTGTTGTTAG
- the LOC106307850 gene encoding phosphatase IMPL1, chloroplastic-like isoform X2 — translation MGRSLIFSGSMSMRISQSSLPLTTPFSCRAVVTRDFRHGLLCSTISSNSSTTRLRTKAVLSDQKQHYPRIGAKTTGPISPAHLLQVVEAAAKTGAEVVMEAVNKPRNITYKGLSDLVTDTDKASETAILEVVKKNFSDHLILGEEGGIIGDSSSDYLWCIDPLDGTTNFAHGYPSFAVSVGVLYRGNPAAASVVEFVGGPMCWNTRTFSATADETSKSIDTNELFNDLKEKWDGLENKTTVVIYGGGAIVAVWLSSILVGAINSVPLLPKVMELVGLGYTGWFVYRYLLYRYPSRLSPTLRNFKPISSYCVSKCCC, via the exons ATGGGAAGGTCACTAATTTTCTCGGGAAGCATGTCAATGAGAATCTCTCAATCATCTCTCCCTCTCACAACCCCATTTTCATGCCGAGCAGTAGTAACCAGAGATTTCCGACATGGATTGTTGTGTTCAACGATTTCGTCTAACAGCTCCACGACAAGACTCCGAACAAAAGCTGTTCTGTCTGATCAGAAGCAGCATTATCCCAGAATCGGCGCTAAAACCACCGGACCTATCTCCCCGGCACATCTCCTTCAAGTCGTCGAAGCCGCCGCTAAAACCGGAGCAGAG GTGGTAATGGAAGCTGTAAACAAGCCAAGGAATATCACTTATAAAGGCCTTAGTGACCTTGTAACTGA TACTGATAAAGCAAGCGAGACTGCTATTTTGGAGGTAGTGAAAAAGAATTTCAGTGATCATCTTATCCTTGGTGAGGAAGGTGGTATCATCGGCGATTCCTCTTCTGATTACCTCTGGTGCATCGATCCTCTTG ATGGAACAACCAATTTTGCTCATGGATATCCCAGTTTTGCTGTTTCCGTTGGTGTTCTCTATCGTGGAAATCCCGCTGCTGCTTCTGTG GTAGAGTTTGTTGGTGGTCCAATGTGCTGGAACACTCGAACCTTTTCTGCTACTGCAG ACGAGACCTCAAAGTCCATTGACACCAACGAACTCTTTAATGACTTGAAGGAAAAG TGGGATGGTCTTGAGAACAAGACAACTGTGGTTATCTACGGAGGAGGAGCCATTGTTGCTGTTTGGTTATCTTCCATTCTTGTTGGTGCCATCAACTCTGTTCCTCTG CTTCCGAAAGTTATGGAGCTTGTTGGTCTCGGGTACACAGGATGGTTTGTCTACAGATACCTTCTCTACAGATACCCCTCCCGGTTATCCCCAACATTGAGAAACTTTAAACCGATATCTTCATATTGTGTGTCAAAGTGTTGTTGTTAG
- the LOC106307835 gene encoding E3 ubiquitin-protein ligase parkin-like isoform X1, translated as MKPTTNCHTEVITMDNELELARQKLGLVSLGESSTYRLYSKGLVSEEVIKDDTKLVGGSGLFLCDSNDNSKKSETNKALRNHQVLTAHPEAVGLAAIIQGLSWALKLGVKSIQFFCDDDSIILDYVTGKAAPPKESIVVAKLLKQLALLQTSFTSCQALPLRSRDISSVIKLARDAIASQTRWIEEGDDTNTEYENCPACYAHVSPRHKFEVRSGCFHRICFTCIRDCVSSQLARGDTLLCPYPGCEKELVLEDCRGIVDDDALNLIIHRKKEKAIPVLDRVYCPKPSCNFLMSDRDLIDPRQKKSVERTCVECGLCFCKKCHVPWHYKKTCDEFKKSPSYLTSDAALFESLVKTQGWIKCPQCATVVQKNGGCQRISCRHCNHKFCYACGAACTRKKMSCNCSPEDGPSKMSSPSGESHKTRLLRA; from the exons ATGAAACCTACCACTAACTGCCACACAGAAGTTATTACCATGGATAATGAATTGGAATTGGCGAGGCAGAAGCTTGGTCTTGTTTCGCTAGGAGAATCCTCAACCTATCGGTTATACTCCAAGGGTTTGGTGAGTGAAGAGGTTATTAAGGATGATACGAAGCTGGTCGGTGGTTCAGGCCTGTTTCTCTGTGACTCGAACGATAACTCGAAGAAATCGGAGACCAACAAAGCTCTGAGAAACCACCAAGTCCTGACAGCGCACCCTGAAGCTGTGGGATTGGCTGCCATAATTCAAGGGCTGAGTTGGGCGTTGAAACTGGGTGTGAAAAGTATCCAATTCTTCTGTGACGACGATTCCATCATCTTGGATTAC GTAACAGGTAAAGCTGCACCACCGAAAGAGTCCATTGTAGTAGCAAAACTTTTGAAGCAACTGGCTCTTCTTCAGACAAGCTTCACGTCTTGCCAGGCACTCCCTCTGCGCAGCAGAGACATCAGTTCTGTCATTAAGCTCGCAAGAGATGCTATTGCTTCCCAAACCAGATGGATTGAAGAAGGTGACGACACCAACACTGAGTATGAGAATTGTCCAGCCTGCTACGCACACGTTTCACCTCGTCACAAATTTGAGGTGAGGAGCGGTTGCTTCCACCGCATCTGCTTTACGTGCATAAGGGACTGTGTCTCATCCCAACTAGCACGAGGGGACACCCTACTCTGCCCTTACCCCGGTTGCGAGAAAGAACTTGTGCTAGAGGATTGTCGAGGTATTGTTGATGATGATGCTCTTAATCTTATCATCCACCGCAAGAAGGAGAAGGCCATCCCCGTTTTAGACAGAGTCTACTGTCCCAAGCCGTCTTGTAACTTTTTGATGTCCGACCGCGACCTCATTGATCCTCGGCAAAAGAAGTCTGTAGAACGCACGTGCGTCGAGTGCGGCTTGTGTTTCTGCAAAAAATGCCATGTTCCATGGCACTACAAGAAGACGTGCGATGAGTTCAAGAAGTCCCCGTCTTACCTGACATCTGACGCCGCGCTTTTCGAGTCTTTAGTCAAGACACAGGGATGGATCAAGTGTCCCCAGTGTGCCACCGTCGTTCAAAAAAATGGCGGCTGCCAACGCATTAGCTGCAG ACATTGCAACCACAAGTTCTGTTACGCATGTGGGGCTGCGTGTACAAGGAAGAAAATGTCATGCAACTGCAGCCCAGAAGACGGGCCTAGTAAGATGTCGTCGCCTTCTGGTGAATCCCACAAGACTAGGCTTCTAAGGGCTTGA
- the LOC106307835 gene encoding E3 ubiquitin-protein ligase parkin-like isoform X2 produces MDNELELARQKLGLVSLGESSTYRLYSKGLVSEEVIKDDTKLVGGSGLFLCDSNDNSKKSETNKALRNHQVLTAHPEAVGLAAIIQGLSWALKLGVKSIQFFCDDDSIILDYVTGKAAPPKESIVVAKLLKQLALLQTSFTSCQALPLRSRDISSVIKLARDAIASQTRWIEEGDDTNTEYENCPACYAHVSPRHKFEVRSGCFHRICFTCIRDCVSSQLARGDTLLCPYPGCEKELVLEDCRGIVDDDALNLIIHRKKEKAIPVLDRVYCPKPSCNFLMSDRDLIDPRQKKSVERTCVECGLCFCKKCHVPWHYKKTCDEFKKSPSYLTSDAALFESLVKTQGWIKCPQCATVVQKNGGCQRISCRHCNHKFCYACGAACTRKKMSCNCSPEDGPSKMSSPSGESHKTRLLRA; encoded by the exons ATGGATAATGAATTGGAATTGGCGAGGCAGAAGCTTGGTCTTGTTTCGCTAGGAGAATCCTCAACCTATCGGTTATACTCCAAGGGTTTGGTGAGTGAAGAGGTTATTAAGGATGATACGAAGCTGGTCGGTGGTTCAGGCCTGTTTCTCTGTGACTCGAACGATAACTCGAAGAAATCGGAGACCAACAAAGCTCTGAGAAACCACCAAGTCCTGACAGCGCACCCTGAAGCTGTGGGATTGGCTGCCATAATTCAAGGGCTGAGTTGGGCGTTGAAACTGGGTGTGAAAAGTATCCAATTCTTCTGTGACGACGATTCCATCATCTTGGATTAC GTAACAGGTAAAGCTGCACCACCGAAAGAGTCCATTGTAGTAGCAAAACTTTTGAAGCAACTGGCTCTTCTTCAGACAAGCTTCACGTCTTGCCAGGCACTCCCTCTGCGCAGCAGAGACATCAGTTCTGTCATTAAGCTCGCAAGAGATGCTATTGCTTCCCAAACCAGATGGATTGAAGAAGGTGACGACACCAACACTGAGTATGAGAATTGTCCAGCCTGCTACGCACACGTTTCACCTCGTCACAAATTTGAGGTGAGGAGCGGTTGCTTCCACCGCATCTGCTTTACGTGCATAAGGGACTGTGTCTCATCCCAACTAGCACGAGGGGACACCCTACTCTGCCCTTACCCCGGTTGCGAGAAAGAACTTGTGCTAGAGGATTGTCGAGGTATTGTTGATGATGATGCTCTTAATCTTATCATCCACCGCAAGAAGGAGAAGGCCATCCCCGTTTTAGACAGAGTCTACTGTCCCAAGCCGTCTTGTAACTTTTTGATGTCCGACCGCGACCTCATTGATCCTCGGCAAAAGAAGTCTGTAGAACGCACGTGCGTCGAGTGCGGCTTGTGTTTCTGCAAAAAATGCCATGTTCCATGGCACTACAAGAAGACGTGCGATGAGTTCAAGAAGTCCCCGTCTTACCTGACATCTGACGCCGCGCTTTTCGAGTCTTTAGTCAAGACACAGGGATGGATCAAGTGTCCCCAGTGTGCCACCGTCGTTCAAAAAAATGGCGGCTGCCAACGCATTAGCTGCAG ACATTGCAACCACAAGTTCTGTTACGCATGTGGGGCTGCGTGTACAAGGAAGAAAATGTCATGCAACTGCAGCCCAGAAGACGGGCCTAGTAAGATGTCGTCGCCTTCTGGTGAATCCCACAAGACTAGGCTTCTAAGGGCTTGA
- the LOC106330093 gene encoding E3 ubiquitin-protein ligase RNF31-like: MEIFGSLAIEHKEEGKKLSHDEGAMLKAEETNYMDDLDQEAKDHLLAQEEMGKKTKLGLDSLENPLRILGKSSTNTHTYQLYSKGLVSEEVIKDDTKLVGGSGLFLCDSNDNSKKSETNKALRNHQVLTAHPEAVGLAAIIQGLSWALKHGVKSIQFFCDDDSIILDYVTGKAAPPKESIVVAKLLKQLALLQTSFTSCQALPLLRSDDINSSLIKLARDAIASQTTWQREDGVVVEACVICYEDVPADAKFTVSGCFHRICFECMRLYITHSLLNRSRLICPNTGCKSELKPADCNRIADPDQLALMVERKAEESIDVSDRVYCPNPRCSILMSARGLPVVDPALPGARKCLGCGLRFCLNCKMEWHTKLTCAEFRKTKAYTKSGTAVFDAAARELGLKKCRRCLCTVERAEGCKHMTCTFCKYEFCYNCGNEWKNKKPTCKCATKV, encoded by the exons ATGGAGATTTTCGGTAGCCTTGCAATTGAGCACAAAGAAGAAGGCAAGAAGCTGTCCCACGACGAAGGAGCGATGTTGAAGGCTGAAGAAACCAACTACATGGATGATCTGGATCAAGAAGCTAAAGACCATTTGTTAGCTCAAGAGGAGATGGGTAAGAAGACCAAACTTGGTCTCGATTCCTTGGAGAATCCTCTGAGAATCCTTGGCAAATCCTCAACCAATACTCATACCTATCAGTTATACTCCAAGGGTTTGGTGAGTGAAGAGGTTATTAAGGATGATACGAAGCTGGTCGGTGGTTCAGGCCTGTTTCTCTGTGACTCGAACGATAACTCGAAGAAATCGGAGACCAACAAAGCTCTGAGAAACCACCAAGTCCTGACAGCGCACCCTGAAGCTGTGGGATTGGCTGCCATAATTCAAGGGCTGAGTTGGGCGTTGAAACATGGTGTGAAAAGTATCCAATTCTTCTGTGACGACGATTCCATCATCTTGGATTAC GTAACAGGTAAAGCTGCACCACCGAAAGAGTCCATTGTAGTAGCAAAACTTTTGAAGCAACTGGCTCTTCTTCAGACAAGCTTCACGTCTTGCCAGGCACTCCCTCTGCTGCGCTCAGACGACATCAATTCTTCTCTCATTAAGCTCGCAAGAGATGCCATTGCTTCCCAAACCACATGGCAGCGTGAAGACGGCGTAGTAGTGGAGGCATGTGTTATTTGCTACGAAGATGTGCCAGCGGATGCGAAATTCACGGTGTCTGGATGCTTCCACCGAATTTGCTTCGAATGCATGAGGCTGTATATCACGCATAGTCTACTGAACCGGAGTCGGCTCATCTGCCCGAATACGGGTTGCAAGTCCGAGCTCAAGCCTGCAGACTGCAACCGGATTGCTGATCCGGATCAGCTTGCATTGATGGTCGAACGCAAGGCTGAGGAGAGCATCGATGTTTCAGACAGGGTCTACTGTCCGAACCCTCGATGTTCGATTCTGATGTCTGCTCGAGGGCTTCCCGTAGTTGATCCCGCTCTTCCCGGAGCGCGGAAGTGTCTCGGATGTGGTTTACGCTTCTGCTTAAACTGCAAGATGGAGTGGCATACTAAGCTGACCTGTGCTGAATTCAGGAAGACCAAAGCCTATACGAAGTCCGGTACGGCCGTTTTCGATGCTGCAGCTCGGGAGCTTGGTCTGAAGAAGTGCAGGAGGTGCCTCTGCACCGTTGAGCGTGCCGAAGGTTGCAAGCACATGACGTGCAC GTTTTGCAAGTACGAGTTCTGCTACAACTGTGGGAACGAGTGGAAAAACAAGAAGCCTACGTGTAAATGCGCCACTAAGGTTTGA